DNA sequence from the Vicia villosa cultivar HV-30 ecotype Madison, WI linkage group LG3, Vvil1.0, whole genome shotgun sequence genome:
GAAACAAACCGGAAAGCATCTACTACTCAAAACAAGTGAGTGGTAGACCATTCCAAACGTAAAAATTACAACAAACTTTTAGCTTGTAAAAAGAACATAACCACAACCACGAATTAGAAACCACCGCTGAAATACAATTGGTAAAACTAAACGACTCCTACTTAAAGATAATCGCATTTCGCTCCAACCAAATGCCCCACACGGTTGCTAGCCAAATAACCGCTATAGTAGCCCTACAATCTGTACTTTTCACCTTATGCATAGCAAAAGGAAACCTAAAAAATTCCTCCAATGATAAAACATCAATGGCACCAATCCACTCGAAGACCTTCTTCCAAACACCCACGACTACCACACAACCTCCTAAAAGATGAGATAAATTTTCGTCTACCACGGAACAAAAGACATAGTTTAAAACACTACTATCCAAAATACCCCTCTTATGCAATTGAGCCTTACTAGCGATTCTATTGTGAATAATCCTCCACCCGAAAAAAAGAAGTTTAGACGGAGTCTTTACCTTCCACAAAAGAGATGCAGCTTTAACAATAGAAGGATCGATGGAGAGTCCAAACAACTTGGCTTTGAACCTCTCATAACAAGACTTAACCGTGAAAACTCCTTCGTTAGTGATACTCCACACAAAACTGTCTTTAACAGTGGGATTAGGGATAATATGCTGAATGGACAAGTACATCTCTTGCCATAAGAAGTCTTTAACCGCGCcaacatcttcaaaaatggcgttGCCATTCCAAACCCAGCCTGTGCTAGTGTGAATTCCTGCGTCAGCAACAGAAAGGCCATCACGGCCAGCCAACATATAAAGCTCCGGAAATGCCGCAGTCAGTGGCTGATTGGCAGCCCAGCAACAGTGCCAAAACGGAGAGTCAGCCCTGCTACCTATGTTACACGAAACAGCACCTGAAAAATTATGGTTGAGTAATCATATATAATTGTCAGATAAGAGAATATCCCTCCACCAAATAGAGTCGGTCTTCTCGATAACCGAAACATCCCCAATAAGAACCTTCCTCTTCACATCCCCATATCTAGAAATAAAAATTATGCGCCAAACCGCCTCCTCGTCCGCTaaaatcctccacttccatttgctTAGCAACGCGACATTCATCACCTCCACATTCTTCACTCCTAATCCTCCCTCATCTCTCTCTTTACAAACCATATCCCATCGAACCCAATGAATTGTCCTTTTAAATTCGCTACCATTCCAAAGAAAAGAACTTTGTATAGCACGAATCTCATTGAGAACCTTCGAAGACGCTTTGTAAAAAGACAAAGAGTAGATTGGTATGGCGTTCAACATAGAATTGATTAAGCACACCCTACCCGCTAAATTAAGGTTCAATCCTTTCCAAACATCTAGTCCCCACATTCTATAACAGGATCCAACACCGGATCCAGCTCTCGCTCCCCCACCAAGCGAACCACGACTCTAATACTCCTGTTGGGGAGTCCAGGAGAGTCGAGAGCACCAACGGGAACAATGCTCCAGGATCACAAGAGAGGTAGACACCACATCTCAACCCATAACCTTAAGGTGTTAGGTAAATgagtcatctctcttataaatctaACATTCTACCCATTCATagacaatgtgggactttaatcaCTCACACTTTCACCCAATAAGTAACACTTAAtcaaattgatgatttaatgTCATACATTCAGTTAAGGAGCATAAATAATATTAAAGTGtactattaaaaaattatattacttGTTATAAAAATTACTATAATTATTTGCAAGGTGTTCAATTAGTctatgatttatatatatatatatatatatatatatatatatatatatatatgtgtatatatatatatatgtgtatatatatatatatgtgtatatatatatatatatatatatatatatatatatatatatatatatatatatatatatatatatatatatatatatgtgtgtgtgtgtgtgtgtgtgtgtgtaaggaCAAGCCTACACTCATCAAgaagttttcgattcatggcaaacatcttaagtgaacaaatacaaaagcacaagtgaatgactcaaggaaaagtaggattttggctatctaagacactttaggtcgacctaccactTGCCCTGGTCGACCTATAAAGCTTCAGTTACTCAGCATATGGTTTtgtatcagttaggtcgacccagctagTCCTTAGGTCGACTCAAGCTGAAGCAAACAAAGAAGATTCACTTCTgtcccatttaggtcgactcaaccaagtactcaggtcgacctaaactgaagaaaaatccCAAGAACCAGTTTCAACTGATCTTAGGTCGACCCAAATccccaacaggtcgacccaactggcaacaatCATAACTTGGTTGAAtctgctccatttaggtcgacccaatcaatgaagtaggtcgacctatctcctCAAAACTTTCCAAATTATGTGTTTGCTCTGCATCAACGTACCAGCACCTATATATATCTTTTTTCTGTTAATTATTCATCTTCAACACCaataactgaaagatacacaaaggcttctcatcttcgttcttcttctcaactccaacacaattacacacaatcattcttgcgttgagggtttgtgatcaagatcgataacgtccatggaaaggaattgaaggttcctagtgggtgaagatttgtggggtttttggtgaataaaatcagcggattttgtcctccaatattggtgaattttgggggtttttatcaag
Encoded proteins:
- the LOC131657849 gene encoding uncharacterized protein LOC131657849, translated to MEVEDFSGRGGGAVSCNIGSRADSPFWHCCWAANQPLTAAFPELYMLAGRDGLSVADAGIHTSTGWVWNGNAIFEDVGAVKDFLWQEMYLSIQHIIPNPTVKDSFVWSITNEGVFTVKSCYERFKAKLFGLSIDPSIVKAASLLWKVKTPSKLLFFGWRIIHNRIASKAQLHKRGILDSSVLNYVFCSVVDENLSHLLGGCVVVVGVWKKVFEWIGAIDVLSLEEFFRFPFAMHKVKSTDCRATIAVIWLATVWGIWLERNAIIFK